The following are from one region of the Lacinutrix sp. Bg11-31 genome:
- a CDS encoding nucleoside-triphosphatase — protein sequence MIYILTGKIRSGKTSALKKWIENRNDVDGLLCPDNEVGKRYFLKVKTKEEFELETELETEEIIKIGSFKFLKSAFSTANDYLIVTASEAKNSYLIIDELGKLELKNEGLHCSAEKIIPEYEFNKSEHLILVVRDYLLEDVLIKYNISQYLTLKKEDLEKL from the coding sequence ATGATTTACATTCTTACAGGTAAAATTCGTTCAGGGAAAACTTCAGCATTAAAAAAATGGATTGAAAATAGAAACGATGTCGATGGATTATTATGTCCGGATAATGAAGTAGGAAAACGCTATTTTCTGAAAGTGAAAACCAAAGAAGAATTTGAACTTGAAACTGAACTTGAAACTGAAGAAATCATTAAAATAGGAAGCTTTAAATTTTTGAAATCAGCTTTTAGTACTGCGAATGATTATTTAATAGTAACTGCTTCGGAAGCTAAAAACAGCTATTTGATAATAGATGAATTAGGAAAACTGGAATTGAAAAACGAAGGCTTGCATTGTTCTGCTGAAAAAATAATTCCAGAATATGAATTCAATAAAAGTGAACATCTCATTTTGGTAGTTCGTGATTATTTATTGGAAGACGTTTTGATAAAGTACAACATCTCTCAATATCTAACTTTGAAAAAAGAAGATTTAGAAAAACTATAA
- the xdhC gene encoding xanthine dehydrogenase accessory protein XdhC, with protein sequence MQNWITLLSKFQEQQIPVAFVTVTKCLGSTPCIVGSRMLVTKNKEIHGTIGGGKLEFKAIDEAIIALQENRIIESSYTLGPEFEQCCGGKVEFIIEPMNQSPELFLFGAGHIGVEICKLLIDTPFKVNFIDSRENWFSNLKLDESISTHQATETDFKTFKDVVKWGSNSYILVLTHNHAIDFDIITMALQNETKFLGLIGSKTKKVRFNNMLIKEMNIPEGMSNVVCPIGLDIGGDTPKEIAISVVAQLLQVHYQSVNKA encoded by the coding sequence ATGCAAAACTGGATTACTCTTTTATCAAAATTTCAAGAACAACAAATTCCTGTTGCTTTTGTTACAGTTACCAAATGTTTAGGGTCAACACCTTGTATAGTTGGTTCTAGAATGCTAGTAACTAAAAACAAAGAAATTCATGGAACAATTGGAGGAGGAAAGTTAGAATTTAAAGCAATTGATGAAGCCATTATAGCATTGCAAGAAAATAGAATTATTGAATCCAGTTATACTTTAGGGCCAGAATTTGAACAATGTTGTGGAGGAAAAGTAGAATTTATAATAGAGCCTATGAATCAATCACCAGAATTATTTTTATTTGGAGCAGGACATATTGGTGTTGAAATCTGCAAGCTTTTAATAGACACACCTTTTAAAGTGAATTTTATAGACTCTCGTGAAAATTGGTTTTCTAATTTAAAATTAGATGAAAGTATTAGCACGCATCAAGCTACCGAAACGGATTTTAAAACATTTAAAGATGTTGTTAAATGGGGAAGCAATAGTTATATTTTGGTACTCACACATAATCATGCTATCGATTTTGATATTATAACAATGGCTTTGCAAAATGAAACCAAATTTCTTGGATTAATAGGAAGTAAAACCAAAAAAGTGCGTTTTAATAATATGCTCATTAAAGAGATGAATATTCCTGAAGGGATGAGTAATGTCGTTTGCCCAATAGGATTAGACATTGGAGGAGATACACCAAAAGAAATAGCCATTAGCGTTGTTGCACAGTTACTTCAAGTGCATTATCAGTCTGTAAATAAAGCATAA